The proteins below come from a single Camelus bactrianus isolate YW-2024 breed Bactrian camel chromosome 2, ASM4877302v1, whole genome shotgun sequence genomic window:
- the PCDH7 gene encoding protocadherin-7 isoform X17 — protein sequence MLRMRTTGWARAWCLGCCLLLPLSLSLAAAKQLLRYRLAEEGPADVRIGNVASDLGIVTGSGEVTFSLESGSEYLKIDNLTGELSTSERRIDREKLPQCQMIFDENECFLDFEVSVIGPSQSWVDLFEGRVIVLDINDNTPTFPSPVLTLTVEENRPVGTLYLLPTATDRDFGRNGIDRYELLQEPGGGGGGGEGRRAGPADSAPYPGGGGNGATGGGGSGGSKRRLDAPEGGSGTNPGGRSSVFELQVADTPDGEKQPQLIVKGALDREQRDSYELTLRVRDGGDPPRSSQAILRVLITDVNDNSPRFEKSVYEADLAENSAPGTPILQLRAADLDVGVNGQIEYVFGAATESVRRLLRLDETSGWLSVLHRIDREEVNQLRFTVMARDRGQPPKTDKATVVLNIKDENDNVPSIEIRKIGRIPLKDGVANVAEDVLVDTPIALVQVSDRDQGENGVVTCTVVGDVPFQLKPASDTEGDQNKKKYFLHTSAPLDYETTREFNVVIVAVDSGSPSLSSNNSLIVKVGDTNDNPPVFGQSVVEVYFPENNIPGERVATVLATDADSGKNAEIAYSLDSSVMGIFAIDPDSGDILVNTVLDREQTDRYEFKVNAKDKGIPVLQGSTTVIVQVADKNDNDPKFMQDVFTFYVKENLQPNSPVGMVTVMDADKGRNAEMSLYIEENSNIFSIENDTGTIYSTMSFDREHQTTYTFRVKAVDGGDPPRSATATVSLFVMDENDNAPTVTLPRNISYTLLPPSSNVRTVVATVLATDSDDGINADLNYSIVGGNPFKLFEIDSTSGVVSLVGKLTQKHYGLHRLVVQVNDSGQPSQSTTTLVHVFVNESVSNATVIDSQIARSLHTPLTQDIAGDPSYEISKQRLSIVIGVVAGIMTVILIILIVVMARYCRSKNKNGYEAGKKDHEDFFTPQQHDKSKKPKKDKKNKKSKQPLYSSIVTVEASKPNGQRYDSVNEKLSDSPSMGRYRSVNGGPGSPDLARHYKSSSPLPTVQLHPQSPTAGKKHQAVQDLPPANTFVGAGDNISIGSDHCSEYSCQTNNKYSKQIQDLFQM from the coding sequence ATGCTGAGGATGCGGACCACGGGATGGGCGCGCGCCTGGTGCCTGGGCTGCTGTCTCCTCCTGCCGCTCTCACTCAGCCTGGCGGCCGCCAAACAACTCCTCCGGTACCGACTGGCCGAGGAGGGCCCAGCAGACGTCCGCATCGGCAACGTCGCCTCGGACTTGGGCATCGTGACCGGCTCCGGTGAGGTGACTTTCAGCCTCGAGTCGGGCTCAGAGTACCTGAAGATCGACAACCTCACCGGCGAGCTGAGTACGAGCGAGCGGCGCATCGACCGCGAGAAGCTGCCCCAGTGTCAGATGATCTTCGACGAGAACGAGTGCTTCCTGGACTTCGAGGTGTCGGTGATCGGGCCCTCGCAGAGCTGGGTGGACCTGTTCGAGGGTCGGGTCATCGTGCTCGACATCAACGACAACACGCCCACCTTCCCGTCGCCCGTGCTTACGCTCACGGTGGAGGAGAACCGGCCCGTGGGCACTCTCTACCTGCTACCCACCGCCACCGACCGTGACTTCGGTCGCAACGGCATCGACCGCTACGAGCTGCTCCAGGAgcccgggggcggcggcggcggcggcgagggccGGCGCGCCGGGCCTGCCGACAGCGCCCCCTACCCCGGGGGCGGCGGGAACGGCGCGACCGGCGGCGGCGGCTCGGGTGGCTCCAAGAGGCGGCTGGACGCGCCGGAGGGTGGCAGCGGGACCAACCCGGGAGGCCGCAGCAGCGTGTTCGAGCTGCAGGTGGCCGACACCCCGGATGGCGAGAAGCAGCCGCAGTTGATCGTGAAGGGGGCGCTGGACCGCGAACAGCGCGACTCCTACGAGTTGACCCTACGGGTGCGCGACGGTGGCGACCCGCCCCGCTCCTCTCAGGCCATCCTGCGGGTGCTCATCACTGACGTGAATGACAACAGCCCCCGCTTCGAGAAGAGCGTGTACGAGGCTGACCTGGCCGAGAACAGCGCCCCAGGGACCCCCATCCTGCAGCTGCGCGCCGCCGACCTGGACGTGGGGGTCAACGGGCAGATTGAGTATGTGTTTGGGGCGGCTACTGAGTCCGTGAGGCGGCTGCTGCGCCTCGACGAGACGTCCGGCTGGCTCAGTGTCCTGCATCGTATCGACCGCGAGGAGGTGAACCAGCTGCGCTTCACTGTCATGGCCCGCGATCGCGGGCAGCCCCCCAAGACCGACAAAGCCACGGTGGTCCTCAATATCAAGGACGAGAACGACAATGTGCCGTCCATTGAAATCCGCAAGATCGGGCGTATCCCACTCAAGGACGGGGTGGCCAACGTGGCCGAGGACGTTCTGGTCGACACCCCCATCGCCCTGGTGCAGGTGTCTGACCGAGACCAAGGCGAGAACGGAGTGGTCACCTGTACCGTGGTGGGCGACGTGCCCTTCCAACTCAAACCGGCCAGCGACACAGAGGGCGATCAGAACAAGAAAAAGTACTTTCTGCACACGTCTGCCCCTTTGGACTATGAGACCACTCGGGAGTTCAACGTGGTCATAGTGGCGGTGGACTCGGGCAGCCCTAGCCTCTCCAGCAACAACTCCCTGATTGTCAAGGTGGGAGACACTAATGACAACCCTCCCGTCTTCGGCCAGTCGGTGGTGGAGGTTTACTTTCCCGAGAACAACATCCCTGGTGAGAGGGTAGCCACGGTGCTGGCGACAGACGCCGACAGCGGGAAAAACGCTGAGATCGCCTACTCTCTGGACTCTTCCGTCATGGGGATCTTTGCCATAGATCCCGATTCCGGGGACATCCTCGTCAATACGGTGCTGGACCGTGAGCAGACTGACAGGTATGAGTTTAAAGTTAACGCCAAAGACAAAGGCATCCCGGTGCTGCAGGGCAGCACCACTGTGATTGTGCAGGTGGCTGACAAGAATGACAATGACCCTAAGTTTATGCAGGACGTCTTTACCTTTTATGTGAAAGAAAACTTGCAGCCCAACAGCCCCGTGGGAATGGTCACAGTGATGGATGCTGACAAGGGGCGCAATGCGGAGATGAGCCTGTACATAGAGGAGAACAGTAacattttttccattgaaaatgaCACAGGGACCATTTACTCCACCATGTCTTTTGACCGGGAACATCAGACCACATACACATTCAGAGTCAAGGCTGTGGATGGGGGAGATCCTCCCAGATCTGCAACAGCCACAGTCTCTCTCTTTGTGATGGATGAGAATGACAACGCTCCCACCGTTACCCTTCCCAGAAACATTTCCTACACTTTACTGCCACCTTCAAGTAATGTCAGAACAGTGGTAGCTACAGTGTTGGCAACAGACAGTGATGATGGCATCAATGCAGACCTTAACTACAGCATTGTGGGAGGGAATCCCTTCAAGCTGTTTGAGATTGATTCCACCAGTGGTGTGGTTTCCTTAGTGGGAAAACTCACCCAAAAGCATTATGGCTTGCACAGGTTGGTAGTGCAAGTGAATGACAGTGGGCAGCCTTCCCAGTCCACGACGACTCTGGTGCATGTGTTTGTCAATGAAAGTGTTTCTAATGCAACTGTGATTGACTCCCAGATAGCCAGAAGTTTGCACACCCCACTTACCCAGGATATAGCTGGTGACCCAAGCTATGAAATTAGCAAACAGAGACTCAGTATTGTGATTGGGGTGGTTGCTGGAATTATGACAGTGATTCTAATCATCTTAATTGTAGTGATGGCAAGATACTGCcgttccaaaaataaaaatggctatGAAGCTGGCAAAAAAGATCATGAAGACTTTTTTACACCCCAACAGCATGACAAATCTAAAAAGCctaaaaaggacaagaaaaacaaaaaatctaagCAGCCTCTCTACAGCAGCATTGTCACTGTAGAAGCTTCTAAACCAAAtggacagaggtatgatagtgtCAATGAGAAGCTGTCAGACAGCCCAAGCATGGGCCGATACCGATCAGTTAACGGCGGGCCCGGCAGTCCTGACCTGGCCAGGCATTACAAATCTAGTTCCCCATTGCCAACTGTCCAGCTTCACCCCCAATCACCAACTGCAGGAAAAAAACACCAGGCCGTACAAGATCTACCACCAGCTAACACATTTGTGGGAGCAGGAGACAACATTTCAATTGGATCAGATCACTGCTCTGAGTACAGCTGTCAAACCAATAACAAGTACAGCAAACAG
- the PCDH7 gene encoding protocadherin-7 isoform X14 has protein sequence MLRMRTTGWARAWCLGCCLLLPLSLSLAAAKQLLRYRLAEEGPADVRIGNVASDLGIVTGSGEVTFSLESGSEYLKIDNLTGELSTSERRIDREKLPQCQMIFDENECFLDFEVSVIGPSQSWVDLFEGRVIVLDINDNTPTFPSPVLTLTVEENRPVGTLYLLPTATDRDFGRNGIDRYELLQEPGGGGGGGEGRRAGPADSAPYPGGGGNGATGGGGSGGSKRRLDAPEGGSGTNPGGRSSVFELQVADTPDGEKQPQLIVKGALDREQRDSYELTLRVRDGGDPPRSSQAILRVLITDVNDNSPRFEKSVYEADLAENSAPGTPILQLRAADLDVGVNGQIEYVFGAATESVRRLLRLDETSGWLSVLHRIDREEVNQLRFTVMARDRGQPPKTDKATVVLNIKDENDNVPSIEIRKIGRIPLKDGVANVAEDVLVDTPIALVQVSDRDQGENGVVTCTVVGDVPFQLKPASDTEGDQNKKKYFLHTSAPLDYETTREFNVVIVAVDSGSPSLSSNNSLIVKVGDTNDNPPVFGQSVVEVYFPENNIPGERVATVLATDADSGKNAEIAYSLDSSVMGIFAIDPDSGDILVNTVLDREQTDRYEFKVNAKDKGIPVLQGSTTVIVQVADKNDNDPKFMQDVFTFYVKENLQPNSPVGMVTVMDADKGRNAEMSLYIEENSNIFSIENDTGTIYSTMSFDREHQTTYTFRVKAVDGGDPPRSATATVSLFVMDENDNAPTVTLPRNISYTLLPPSSNVRTVVATVLATDSDDGINADLNYSIVGGNPFKLFEIDSTSGVVSLVGKLTQKHYGLHRLVVQVNDSGQPSQSTTTLVHVFVNESVSNATVIDSQIARSLHTPLTQDIAGDPSYEISKQRLSIVIGVVAGIMTVILIILIVVMARYCRSKNKNGYEAGKKDHEDFFTPQQHDKSKKPKKDKKNKKSKQPLYSSIVTVEASKPNGQRYDSVNEKLSDSPSMGRYRSVNGGPGSPDLARHYKSSSPLPTVQLHPQSPTAGKKHQAVQDLPPANTFVGAGDNISIGSDHCSEYSCQTNNKYSKQVLLPSPPFPSSPFLMARRTEEECC, from the coding sequence ATGCTGAGGATGCGGACCACGGGATGGGCGCGCGCCTGGTGCCTGGGCTGCTGTCTCCTCCTGCCGCTCTCACTCAGCCTGGCGGCCGCCAAACAACTCCTCCGGTACCGACTGGCCGAGGAGGGCCCAGCAGACGTCCGCATCGGCAACGTCGCCTCGGACTTGGGCATCGTGACCGGCTCCGGTGAGGTGACTTTCAGCCTCGAGTCGGGCTCAGAGTACCTGAAGATCGACAACCTCACCGGCGAGCTGAGTACGAGCGAGCGGCGCATCGACCGCGAGAAGCTGCCCCAGTGTCAGATGATCTTCGACGAGAACGAGTGCTTCCTGGACTTCGAGGTGTCGGTGATCGGGCCCTCGCAGAGCTGGGTGGACCTGTTCGAGGGTCGGGTCATCGTGCTCGACATCAACGACAACACGCCCACCTTCCCGTCGCCCGTGCTTACGCTCACGGTGGAGGAGAACCGGCCCGTGGGCACTCTCTACCTGCTACCCACCGCCACCGACCGTGACTTCGGTCGCAACGGCATCGACCGCTACGAGCTGCTCCAGGAgcccgggggcggcggcggcggcggcgagggccGGCGCGCCGGGCCTGCCGACAGCGCCCCCTACCCCGGGGGCGGCGGGAACGGCGCGACCGGCGGCGGCGGCTCGGGTGGCTCCAAGAGGCGGCTGGACGCGCCGGAGGGTGGCAGCGGGACCAACCCGGGAGGCCGCAGCAGCGTGTTCGAGCTGCAGGTGGCCGACACCCCGGATGGCGAGAAGCAGCCGCAGTTGATCGTGAAGGGGGCGCTGGACCGCGAACAGCGCGACTCCTACGAGTTGACCCTACGGGTGCGCGACGGTGGCGACCCGCCCCGCTCCTCTCAGGCCATCCTGCGGGTGCTCATCACTGACGTGAATGACAACAGCCCCCGCTTCGAGAAGAGCGTGTACGAGGCTGACCTGGCCGAGAACAGCGCCCCAGGGACCCCCATCCTGCAGCTGCGCGCCGCCGACCTGGACGTGGGGGTCAACGGGCAGATTGAGTATGTGTTTGGGGCGGCTACTGAGTCCGTGAGGCGGCTGCTGCGCCTCGACGAGACGTCCGGCTGGCTCAGTGTCCTGCATCGTATCGACCGCGAGGAGGTGAACCAGCTGCGCTTCACTGTCATGGCCCGCGATCGCGGGCAGCCCCCCAAGACCGACAAAGCCACGGTGGTCCTCAATATCAAGGACGAGAACGACAATGTGCCGTCCATTGAAATCCGCAAGATCGGGCGTATCCCACTCAAGGACGGGGTGGCCAACGTGGCCGAGGACGTTCTGGTCGACACCCCCATCGCCCTGGTGCAGGTGTCTGACCGAGACCAAGGCGAGAACGGAGTGGTCACCTGTACCGTGGTGGGCGACGTGCCCTTCCAACTCAAACCGGCCAGCGACACAGAGGGCGATCAGAACAAGAAAAAGTACTTTCTGCACACGTCTGCCCCTTTGGACTATGAGACCACTCGGGAGTTCAACGTGGTCATAGTGGCGGTGGACTCGGGCAGCCCTAGCCTCTCCAGCAACAACTCCCTGATTGTCAAGGTGGGAGACACTAATGACAACCCTCCCGTCTTCGGCCAGTCGGTGGTGGAGGTTTACTTTCCCGAGAACAACATCCCTGGTGAGAGGGTAGCCACGGTGCTGGCGACAGACGCCGACAGCGGGAAAAACGCTGAGATCGCCTACTCTCTGGACTCTTCCGTCATGGGGATCTTTGCCATAGATCCCGATTCCGGGGACATCCTCGTCAATACGGTGCTGGACCGTGAGCAGACTGACAGGTATGAGTTTAAAGTTAACGCCAAAGACAAAGGCATCCCGGTGCTGCAGGGCAGCACCACTGTGATTGTGCAGGTGGCTGACAAGAATGACAATGACCCTAAGTTTATGCAGGACGTCTTTACCTTTTATGTGAAAGAAAACTTGCAGCCCAACAGCCCCGTGGGAATGGTCACAGTGATGGATGCTGACAAGGGGCGCAATGCGGAGATGAGCCTGTACATAGAGGAGAACAGTAacattttttccattgaaaatgaCACAGGGACCATTTACTCCACCATGTCTTTTGACCGGGAACATCAGACCACATACACATTCAGAGTCAAGGCTGTGGATGGGGGAGATCCTCCCAGATCTGCAACAGCCACAGTCTCTCTCTTTGTGATGGATGAGAATGACAACGCTCCCACCGTTACCCTTCCCAGAAACATTTCCTACACTTTACTGCCACCTTCAAGTAATGTCAGAACAGTGGTAGCTACAGTGTTGGCAACAGACAGTGATGATGGCATCAATGCAGACCTTAACTACAGCATTGTGGGAGGGAATCCCTTCAAGCTGTTTGAGATTGATTCCACCAGTGGTGTGGTTTCCTTAGTGGGAAAACTCACCCAAAAGCATTATGGCTTGCACAGGTTGGTAGTGCAAGTGAATGACAGTGGGCAGCCTTCCCAGTCCACGACGACTCTGGTGCATGTGTTTGTCAATGAAAGTGTTTCTAATGCAACTGTGATTGACTCCCAGATAGCCAGAAGTTTGCACACCCCACTTACCCAGGATATAGCTGGTGACCCAAGCTATGAAATTAGCAAACAGAGACTCAGTATTGTGATTGGGGTGGTTGCTGGAATTATGACAGTGATTCTAATCATCTTAATTGTAGTGATGGCAAGATACTGCcgttccaaaaataaaaatggctatGAAGCTGGCAAAAAAGATCATGAAGACTTTTTTACACCCCAACAGCATGACAAATCTAAAAAGCctaaaaaggacaagaaaaacaaaaaatctaagCAGCCTCTCTACAGCAGCATTGTCACTGTAGAAGCTTCTAAACCAAAtggacagaggtatgatagtgtCAATGAGAAGCTGTCAGACAGCCCAAGCATGGGCCGATACCGATCAGTTAACGGCGGGCCCGGCAGTCCTGACCTGGCCAGGCATTACAAATCTAGTTCCCCATTGCCAACTGTCCAGCTTCACCCCCAATCACCAACTGCAGGAAAAAAACACCAGGCCGTACAAGATCTACCACCAGCTAACACATTTGTGGGAGCAGGAGACAACATTTCAATTGGATCAGATCACTGCTCTGAGTACAGCTGTCAAACCAATAACAAGTACAGCAAACAG
- the PCDH7 gene encoding protocadherin-7 isoform X15, with protein sequence MLRMRTTGWARAWCLGCCLLLPLSLSLAAAKQLLRYRLAEEGPADVRIGNVASDLGIVTGSGEVTFSLESGSEYLKIDNLTGELSTSERRIDREKLPQCQMIFDENECFLDFEVSVIGPSQSWVDLFEGRVIVLDINDNTPTFPSPVLTLTVEENRPVGTLYLLPTATDRDFGRNGIDRYELLQEPGGGGGGGEGRRAGPADSAPYPGGGGNGATGGGGSGGSKRRLDAPEGGSGTNPGGRSSVFELQVADTPDGEKQPQLIVKGALDREQRDSYELTLRVRDGGDPPRSSQAILRVLITDVNDNSPRFEKSVYEADLAENSAPGTPILQLRAADLDVGVNGQIEYVFGAATESVRRLLRLDETSGWLSVLHRIDREEVNQLRFTVMARDRGQPPKTDKATVVLNIKDENDNVPSIEIRKIGRIPLKDGVANVAEDVLVDTPIALVQVSDRDQGENGVVTCTVVGDVPFQLKPASDTEGDQNKKKYFLHTSAPLDYETTREFNVVIVAVDSGSPSLSSNNSLIVKVGDTNDNPPVFGQSVVEVYFPENNIPGERVATVLATDADSGKNAEIAYSLDSSVMGIFAIDPDSGDILVNTVLDREQTDRYEFKVNAKDKGIPVLQGSTTVIVQVADKNDNDPKFMQDVFTFYVKENLQPNSPVGMVTVMDADKGRNAEMSLYIEENSNIFSIENDTGTIYSTMSFDREHQTTYTFRVKAVDGGDPPRSATATVSLFVMDENDNAPTVTLPRNISYTLLPPSSNVRTVVATVLATDSDDGINADLNYSIVGGNPFKLFEIDSTSGVVSLVGKLTQKHYGLHRLVVQVNDSGQPSQSTTTLVHVFVNESVSNATVIDSQIARSLHTPLTQDIAGDPSYEISKQRLSIVIGVVAGIMTVILIILIVVMARYCRSKNKNGYEAGKKDHEDFFTPQQHDKSKKPKKDKKNKKSKQPLYSSIVTVEASKPNGQRYDSVNEKLSDSPSMGRYRSVNGGPGSPDLARHYKSSSPLPTVQLHPQSPTAGKKHQAVQDLPPANTFVGAGDNISIGSDHCSEYSCQTNNKYSKQVDTVQTTNPPWPH encoded by the coding sequence ATGCTGAGGATGCGGACCACGGGATGGGCGCGCGCCTGGTGCCTGGGCTGCTGTCTCCTCCTGCCGCTCTCACTCAGCCTGGCGGCCGCCAAACAACTCCTCCGGTACCGACTGGCCGAGGAGGGCCCAGCAGACGTCCGCATCGGCAACGTCGCCTCGGACTTGGGCATCGTGACCGGCTCCGGTGAGGTGACTTTCAGCCTCGAGTCGGGCTCAGAGTACCTGAAGATCGACAACCTCACCGGCGAGCTGAGTACGAGCGAGCGGCGCATCGACCGCGAGAAGCTGCCCCAGTGTCAGATGATCTTCGACGAGAACGAGTGCTTCCTGGACTTCGAGGTGTCGGTGATCGGGCCCTCGCAGAGCTGGGTGGACCTGTTCGAGGGTCGGGTCATCGTGCTCGACATCAACGACAACACGCCCACCTTCCCGTCGCCCGTGCTTACGCTCACGGTGGAGGAGAACCGGCCCGTGGGCACTCTCTACCTGCTACCCACCGCCACCGACCGTGACTTCGGTCGCAACGGCATCGACCGCTACGAGCTGCTCCAGGAgcccgggggcggcggcggcggcggcgagggccGGCGCGCCGGGCCTGCCGACAGCGCCCCCTACCCCGGGGGCGGCGGGAACGGCGCGACCGGCGGCGGCGGCTCGGGTGGCTCCAAGAGGCGGCTGGACGCGCCGGAGGGTGGCAGCGGGACCAACCCGGGAGGCCGCAGCAGCGTGTTCGAGCTGCAGGTGGCCGACACCCCGGATGGCGAGAAGCAGCCGCAGTTGATCGTGAAGGGGGCGCTGGACCGCGAACAGCGCGACTCCTACGAGTTGACCCTACGGGTGCGCGACGGTGGCGACCCGCCCCGCTCCTCTCAGGCCATCCTGCGGGTGCTCATCACTGACGTGAATGACAACAGCCCCCGCTTCGAGAAGAGCGTGTACGAGGCTGACCTGGCCGAGAACAGCGCCCCAGGGACCCCCATCCTGCAGCTGCGCGCCGCCGACCTGGACGTGGGGGTCAACGGGCAGATTGAGTATGTGTTTGGGGCGGCTACTGAGTCCGTGAGGCGGCTGCTGCGCCTCGACGAGACGTCCGGCTGGCTCAGTGTCCTGCATCGTATCGACCGCGAGGAGGTGAACCAGCTGCGCTTCACTGTCATGGCCCGCGATCGCGGGCAGCCCCCCAAGACCGACAAAGCCACGGTGGTCCTCAATATCAAGGACGAGAACGACAATGTGCCGTCCATTGAAATCCGCAAGATCGGGCGTATCCCACTCAAGGACGGGGTGGCCAACGTGGCCGAGGACGTTCTGGTCGACACCCCCATCGCCCTGGTGCAGGTGTCTGACCGAGACCAAGGCGAGAACGGAGTGGTCACCTGTACCGTGGTGGGCGACGTGCCCTTCCAACTCAAACCGGCCAGCGACACAGAGGGCGATCAGAACAAGAAAAAGTACTTTCTGCACACGTCTGCCCCTTTGGACTATGAGACCACTCGGGAGTTCAACGTGGTCATAGTGGCGGTGGACTCGGGCAGCCCTAGCCTCTCCAGCAACAACTCCCTGATTGTCAAGGTGGGAGACACTAATGACAACCCTCCCGTCTTCGGCCAGTCGGTGGTGGAGGTTTACTTTCCCGAGAACAACATCCCTGGTGAGAGGGTAGCCACGGTGCTGGCGACAGACGCCGACAGCGGGAAAAACGCTGAGATCGCCTACTCTCTGGACTCTTCCGTCATGGGGATCTTTGCCATAGATCCCGATTCCGGGGACATCCTCGTCAATACGGTGCTGGACCGTGAGCAGACTGACAGGTATGAGTTTAAAGTTAACGCCAAAGACAAAGGCATCCCGGTGCTGCAGGGCAGCACCACTGTGATTGTGCAGGTGGCTGACAAGAATGACAATGACCCTAAGTTTATGCAGGACGTCTTTACCTTTTATGTGAAAGAAAACTTGCAGCCCAACAGCCCCGTGGGAATGGTCACAGTGATGGATGCTGACAAGGGGCGCAATGCGGAGATGAGCCTGTACATAGAGGAGAACAGTAacattttttccattgaaaatgaCACAGGGACCATTTACTCCACCATGTCTTTTGACCGGGAACATCAGACCACATACACATTCAGAGTCAAGGCTGTGGATGGGGGAGATCCTCCCAGATCTGCAACAGCCACAGTCTCTCTCTTTGTGATGGATGAGAATGACAACGCTCCCACCGTTACCCTTCCCAGAAACATTTCCTACACTTTACTGCCACCTTCAAGTAATGTCAGAACAGTGGTAGCTACAGTGTTGGCAACAGACAGTGATGATGGCATCAATGCAGACCTTAACTACAGCATTGTGGGAGGGAATCCCTTCAAGCTGTTTGAGATTGATTCCACCAGTGGTGTGGTTTCCTTAGTGGGAAAACTCACCCAAAAGCATTATGGCTTGCACAGGTTGGTAGTGCAAGTGAATGACAGTGGGCAGCCTTCCCAGTCCACGACGACTCTGGTGCATGTGTTTGTCAATGAAAGTGTTTCTAATGCAACTGTGATTGACTCCCAGATAGCCAGAAGTTTGCACACCCCACTTACCCAGGATATAGCTGGTGACCCAAGCTATGAAATTAGCAAACAGAGACTCAGTATTGTGATTGGGGTGGTTGCTGGAATTATGACAGTGATTCTAATCATCTTAATTGTAGTGATGGCAAGATACTGCcgttccaaaaataaaaatggctatGAAGCTGGCAAAAAAGATCATGAAGACTTTTTTACACCCCAACAGCATGACAAATCTAAAAAGCctaaaaaggacaagaaaaacaaaaaatctaagCAGCCTCTCTACAGCAGCATTGTCACTGTAGAAGCTTCTAAACCAAAtggacagaggtatgatagtgtCAATGAGAAGCTGTCAGACAGCCCAAGCATGGGCCGATACCGATCAGTTAACGGCGGGCCCGGCAGTCCTGACCTGGCCAGGCATTACAAATCTAGTTCCCCATTGCCAACTGTCCAGCTTCACCCCCAATCACCAACTGCAGGAAAAAAACACCAGGCCGTACAAGATCTACCACCAGCTAACACATTTGTGGGAGCAGGAGACAACATTTCAATTGGATCAGATCACTGCTCTGAGTACAGCTGTCAAACCAATAACAAGTACAGCAAACAG